A segment of the Actinomycetes bacterium genome:
GCTTCGAGACCAACCGGGCCCTCACGGGCACGGGCCATGAGAACTACGCCGCCGGCGAGGAGATCTTCGGCGAACGACCCCCCGACGTGGTGGCCAGGCGGCTGTTCGAGCGCGGCGGCATCGACCGTGTGCACATCAACGGCAACGTGATCACGGTCGAGTTGGCCCGCGGCCACGACGCCGATGGCATCTCGGAGATCATCGCTGACCTCTACACCTACTACCGGCCGGGCGTGCCGGTGCCGACACCGGCGGACTTCGAGACCGACGAAGACTGACGGCGGCAGGCTTCCCATCCCTGCGACCAGCCCCTTGCCAGTATCGAACAAGTGTTCGATACTGGCTGAATGTCACCCGGCCCCGCCCCAGCGACCCCGTCGAACCTGTACGGCCTCCCCTCCGCTGGGGATTCACCCACCGACAACCTCCTGCGGCGTGGCATCGATCGTGAGCTGATCGAGCGGTTGAGGCCCATCAACCTGGCCGAGCAGCGGCTGCTGCCCCTCACTGCGGCCACCGAGCACCTGCTTCCCCGAGGCGGTCTGGTGCGCGGCAGCTGTGTCGTGGTGGGCGGGGGAGGCGGTGCCACCACCCTTGCCCTGGCGCTGGCATCCGGACCCTGCAACGCGGGTTCATGGGTGGCCTGTGTCGGCTTCGGACAGTTGGGGTGGGAGGCGGCAGAGGAAGTGGGCCTGCCGGTGGAGCGCCTGGTGGCGGTGCGCACCCCGAAGCAGCAGTGGGCCAAGGTCGTGGCCGCGCTTCTCGATTCCTTCGATGTCGTGATGTGCGGGCCGGAGGTGGTGCCAACGCAGGCGGAGCTTCGCCAGTTGAGGTCCCGTGCACGAGAGCGCGAGTCGGTGCTCATGGCTGTCTGTGGCGAACACACAGCCCTCGGCGCGCCGAGGCGTCGACGTCAATGGCCCACCCGTGACGTCGCCATGATGGTTCGTCGTTGCAGGTGGCATGGGCTGGGTCAGGGCTGGGGCCGTCTCGACAAGCGGCGCCTGGAGGTTCTCGTGGAGGGGCGCGGAGAGCTGAGCCGCCCCCGCATCGAGGAGGTGCTGATCGACTCACACGGCCGCCCTGAAACCGACGGGGCCGTGGTGCGCCGTCTGGAGGACGGGCCTGTCGTGTCGTTGGGGCAGGCGGGATGAGCGACCCCTCGGGCGGTGCCGAACGAGGTGAGGTTGCAGGTGCTGTCGGTGCTGGAGCGGTCCGCACGGTTGCGGTCTGCTGCGCCGACTGGCAGGCGGTGGCCACAGGGCGCCCGGCGCGGGTGCCTGTTGGTGTGTTTCATGCCAACCGTGCGGTGTCTGTATCGGCGTCAGCGCGCAACGAAGGAGTCTCGGTGGGGCTTCGCCGCCGGGAGGCCCAGGCGCGTTGCCCGAACCTGGAGGTATTCGAGGCCGACGAGACCCGCGACGCCCGGGCCTTCGAAGCGGTGCTGGGGGCACTCGACACGATCGCTCCGCGCTGGGAGGTGAGCGAGGCGGGCAGGGTGGCTGTGCCGGCGGTTGGGCCCTCCCGGTACCACGGAGGTGACCGTCGTCTGGCCGCAAGGGTGCACGAAGTGGTCCGCGGTGCACTCGCGGAAGTCTTCGACTCCTGTGTGGACACCGGGGCTTCGCTGTTTCCGGCGATCGGCGTTGGGGTGGCCGATGGTCCGCGCGCCGCAGCTGTGTTGGCCGAGAGGGCAAGCGTCGGACGTGCCGGGCGCCGGGGCATCTGTGTCGTGGCCCCCGGCGACACCGCAGAAGCCCTCTCAGGGCTGCCCGTGGCCTGGATCATGGCCGGGGGCCCCGGTTGGGGTGCAAGCGACCAACTCGGTGAACTCGCCGACGTGCTGCGGCGCCTGGGCCTGGGTTCCCTTGGCCGCTTCGCCGCCATCGAGCCCACCGATGTCCTCGCTCGCTTCGGCACAGTTGGAGCTACTGCTCACGACTTCGCCCGCGGAATGGAGAAGGGTCATGTGGTGCTGGCCGACCTGCCGGCCGACCTGCGCGTGTCGGCGGTCGTCGACCCGCCGGCGGAGGCGGTCGACCGTGCAGCATTCGTGGCCAAGGTGCTGGCCGACGACATGCACGCGGAGCTTTCGGGCCGTGGGCTGGCCTGCAGCCGCGTGCTGGTAGTCGCAGAGACCGAAGTGGGTGACCGGATCGAACGCCTCTGGCGCCACGAGGGCACTTTGTCGGCGGCCGCGGTGGCACAACGGGCGCGTTGGCAGCTCGACGGCTGGCTTTCCACAGGGCGGGGTTTGGGGCGCTGTCGGGGTGGTGTGAGCCGCATAGAGCTGGTGCCCGAACAGGTGGTTCCCGATGACGGCCTGCAGCTCGGCTTCTGGGGTGGGAGCTCCGAGTCGGGGGAGAGGGCGCTGAAGTCACTGGCAAGGGTGCAGGCGATGCTGGGTCCCGAGGCCGTGGTGGTACCTGAATGGAAGGGCGGTCGGGCCCCCGGTGAGCGGTATCGCCCGGTACCCCTCGAGACGGTCGACCTCGATGCACGACCGGGCCGCGACGACCGCCCGTGGCCCGGTGCGCTTCCGGCGCCCTCCCCTGCAGTGGTCTGGCCCTCGCCCGTGGCAGCCGAAGTGCTCGACGGCGAAGGTCGCTTGGTCGGGGTCAACGGCCGTGGCCTCATCTCGGCCCCACCTGCAAGCTGCGCTCTCGACGGTGGGCCGCGTGCCGACGTGAAGGCATGGGCCGGCCCGTGGTGTATCGACGAACGTTGGTGGGACCCGGTGGCGCACCGCCGACGGGCACGACTGCAGGTCCTGGTCGAGGGTCTACCGACCGTCGCCGACCCCGGTGGTGCGGGTGACATCACGGGTGGGGGTGAGCCGGCGCCCTCCACCGCCCACCTGCTCACCCTGGAGTCGGGACGGTGGTGGCTCGAGGCCACCTACGACTAGCAGCGCCTGCCTGCGGCCAGCGCACGCATCAAGCACGCGCGCAGTTTCCGGCAAACCATCGGACCGCGCGCTTCGATGGTGTTGCTGAGCGGTCGATCAGCCTCTGAACCGCCGGGCAGCGGCACCGCCGCGACCGGCGTTTGGGGCCGTACACCGCCTCTGCGTCTCCATCGGCCCGCAGGGAACATGGCGCTGGTCGTCCCAGGAGCATTGCTGCGCGGCGGCGGTGGGTCGCTCATGGCGTGCGCGATCACTGATTCGGGGGCACAATCCTGAGAAGCTGTGACAGCCGCCGCGACGTAGCGTGCACCACAGCAGGAGGAAACGTGCCTGACGACCCCACTTCCGAAGAGACCCAGACCGATGCCCCCGGGCCCAGAGACCCACTGGTGCTGGTGGTGGAGGACGAGGTCGCACTCGCGGACGGCATCCAGCGTGGCCTCCAGCAGGAGGGCTTCCGGGTGGAAGTCGTGCACGACGGCATGCAGGGCCTCGAGCGGGGTCGTGCCGACGACATCGATGCGATCGTGCTCGACATCATGTTGCCGGGGATGAACGGCTACAAGGTCTGCCGCAACCTGCGCGGTGAGGGGATCACCACGCCGATCCTCATGCTCACCGCCAAGTCCGGCGAGTACGACGAGGCGGAGGCACTCGACACCGGTGCCGACGACTTCCTGTCCAAGCCGTTCTCGTTCGTTGTGCTGGTCGCCCGGCTCAACGCCCTGCTGCGGCGCTCGAGCGATGCCAAGGCCCAGCCGATGGTGGTCGGCGACCTGGTGCTCGACCCGCTGCCACGCACATGTCGCAGGGGCGACACCGAGATCGCCCTCACGACCCGTGAGTACGAGCTGCTCGAGGCCCTCATGCGCAAGCCTGGCAAGACCGTCGACAAGCAGGACCTGCTCGAGAAGGTCTGGGGAGACGACTTCGACGGCGATCCCAATGTCGTGGAGGTGTACGTCGGCTACCTGCGCCGCAAGATCGACCGGCCCTTTGAGCGCAACGACATCGAGACCGTCCGCGGGGTCGGCTACCGAATCGGAGAGGAGACGGGTGGCTGAAGCCGCCTCTCCGGACCATGTCGCCGGTCTGTCCGACGGGGCCGACGACGCCGAACCGACGTCGCTGGTCAGCCGCCTGGGCAAGTCGGTCCGTTGGCGCCTGACGCTGATCGTGATGGCCGTCGTGGGCGTGGCGTTGTTGCTGGGCGCGCTCCTGTTGGTCAGGTGGGTCGAGGCCACGATGGTCAACGACGTGCGCCAGCGCAACGAGGCCGCGCTCAACTCGATGGCGGAGTTGCTGGGTGAAGGCAGGTTGCCCTCGGAGCTGCTGGCCAGTGAAACGGAGTTCCAGCGCAGGCTGACCGCGGGCCAGGACGAGTTCGACAACGTGCTGACGTCGACCTTCTTCTTCCTCGACGGCGCTGCCCTGGCGGAACTCGAGTCCCGCCAGGTGCGTGACGAAGCCGGCCGGATCATGCTGTTCGGCCGCAGCGGCCTGCCGGAGGACATCCGGGGCGGCTACGTAGAAGTGACGCGCGACCTGAGCAGCAACATCGGCCCGCTGGCGTTGCACGCCGTGACCCCCCGCGACGCCATCGACCGTTCGGTGAGGGCGCTCACCGGTGCGCTTGTGCTCGGCCTTCCGCTGCTGGTGCTCGCGGCCGGTGCCATGACCTGGGTGGGTGTGGGTCGCACGCTCGCACCTGTGGCCGCCATGACCCGTCGGGTGCGCGAGTTGAGCGCCACCACCCTCGATGCCCGCGTGCCGGTGCCGCCCAGCGGCGACGAGATCGCGGAGTTGGCCGAGACCATGAACGAGATGCTCGAACGCCTCGAGCGGTCATCCGCCGCCCAGCGCCAGTTCGTTTCGGATGCATCCCACGAGCTCCGCTCACCCGTTGCCTCCATTCGCGCGCAGCTCGAGACGGCGCTGCGCTACCCGGACGACGTGGACTGGCCCCAGGTGGCCGAAGTGGTGCTCGCAGAAGATGACCGGCTCGACCACCTGGTCGGCAACCTGCTCGCCATGGCACGACTCGAGGAGGGCCGCCGCGGGCCGCGCACTGAGGTCGACCTGGAAGACCTCGTGCTGGCCCAGGCGAGACGGCTGACCGGCAAGTCTGTAGACGTGTCAGCCGTGTCGGCGGGCCGGGTCTGGGGCAACGTGGGCGAGCTGACGAGCGTGGTGCGCAACCTCACCGACAACGCCGCACGCCATGCCTCGTCAGAGGTGTGCATAAGCCTGCGTGAGGAGGGGCCCTGGGTGGCGCTGCGGGTCGGCGACAATGGCGAAGGCGTGGTCCCGTCTGATCGCGAGCGCATCTTCGAGCGCTTCGCCCGCCTCGAGGAGGGCCGCACCCGCGACCGCGGTGGCGCGGGACTCGGCCTCGCGCTCAGCAAGAGGATCGTCGAGGCCCACGGCGGACGGATCCATGTGGAGGACGCACCGGGTGGCGGTGCGGTGTTCGTCGTGTCGCTGCCTTCGGCCGGTTGGACGCCCGCCGCGGATGGCGTTGACGCCGATGGCGTGCGTACGGGCTCACCGGGCAGCGCGGACAACTCCGGGCGCCAGGAGTCCTAGCGCTGTCAGGCGGTGCCGGTGAGCGCGGTTGTGCCCGAGGATCGCAGGAAGCTCTCGAACGCCGACTTCGGCAGCGGGGGAGCGAACAGGAACCCCTGTGCGAGGTCGCAGCCGCAGCTGTCGAGGAACCGTCTCTGGCGCTCGTGCTCGAGACCCTCTGCGACCGCCACGACTCCCAGGTTGTGTGCCAGCGCCACGATGGTGCGGGTGATGGTGCCGGAGCGGTCATCGGAGAAGTCGCCCACGAAGCGGCGGTCGATCTTCAGGGTGTGCAGCGGCAGCTGGTGCAGGTACGACAGCGACGAGTATCCGGTACCGAAGTCGTCGAGCGACACGTGCACGCCCTGCCGGTCGAGCTGGCGAAGCCTGTCCGCTGCCATGCGCAGGTCGTCGACGAGTAGCGACTCGGTGATCTCGAGCTCGATTCGCTCAGGGTCGAGTCGTGCGTTGTCGAGCACCGAGGCGAGGCGCTCGAGGAAGTCGCGGCGATTGAATTCCGCGGCGGAGATGTTGACCGAGATGCGCCGCTTGGTGGGGAAGATCCCGTCACGGTCCCATTCGGTCATGTCTGTGGCCACGGTGTTGAGCACGAAGTCACTGATGGCGCCGATGGCGCCCGTCGCCTCGGCAGCGGGGATGAACTCCGCGGGTGACACCGGGCCGCGCTCGTTGTGGTGCCAGCGCAGCAGCGCCTCGGCGCCCGCAAGTTCCCCGCTGCGGAGATCGATGATCGGCTGGTAGTAGACGTCGAGTTCGTGGCGGGCGGTCGCCAGCCGAAGGTCGCGGTCCAGGTGCAGGTGCTGGCGGTTGCGGATGTCGACAGTGACGTCGTGGAAGCGGAACTGGTTGCGTCCGCGCCGCCGGCTGGTCTGCAGGGCACGGTCGGCCGCCGCGAGGAGTTCGACCGCCGCATCGGCATCGTCGGGTCCGCGTGCGGCGCCCACAGAGGCCGTGAGGTGCAACTCCAGGCTGTTCGTGGCGTACGGCACGGCGATGCGGCGCTGGACTTCCTCCGCGAGGCGTCGCATGCGCGTGTCGAAGGCGAGTGCGGGGTCGTCACCCCGTACGACCAGCAGGAACTCGTCGACCCCGACGCGGCCGACCTCGACGCGTCGGTCGGTGAGGTCGCGCAGCCGCTCGGCCACCTCCACGAGCACGGCGTCGCCGATCGAAGGCCCGAACGAGTCGTTGATGGCCCGGAAGCCATCGATGTCGACGTGCAGCACGCCCACCCTGCAGGCGGTGGTCTGGCAGTCGATGAGCAGCTCTGCCACCCGGCGGATGATCTGGTCGCGGCTGGCCAGGGCGGTGAGGGCGTCGGTGAACATGAGCCGGTGGAGGTTCTGTTCGGCATCGACGACCGACGTGAGGTCGCCGAGGGCAAAGATGACTCCCGACTCCGTGTTGTCAGGTTCGATCGGGCCGACCCGCATGCGCACCCAGGTCGCCCGCCTGCCGCTGCGCAGCAGCACGGTCTCGTCAACGAGGGAACCGGCTCCGGACAACACATGGGCCACCGGACCCTCGGCGGCGGAGATCGGCTCGTTGGCACGGGTCTCGAGGTGCCAAGGGGGGTCGAGCACGTTGGCGCCCACTATGCGCTCGACGGGCATGTCCAGCAGGCCACACAGTGCGGGATTCGCCGAGGTGATCGCGCCGTTGGGTGCGATCAGCGCCACACCCTCGGTGAGGACCGCAAGGGAGGATGGCGACAGGTTGATGTCGGCACTCCTCGCATGCATGTCTGGGCGCCCCCTGCGGACGGTCGCAATCCGGTCCGCCGTCGGCGGCCGGGACCACTGGAACTGTCCGGATCCTAATTCTGGGACCGGTATTCCCCGGGGGATGGTCGCGGGGAATGAGATGCAAGCGATCGCGCTGAAACGAGGTTGACTCAGTTGATGCGGTCGGCATCGCGCCCGGCCTGCAGTGCAGCGTTCAGCTGGCCCTCGACGATGTCCAGACCGGCGTCCCAGAAACCGGGGTCGCCGAGGTCACAGTCGACGATCCTTCCCAGTTCCTCGGGGGCCATGGAGCCACCTGCGGACAACAGCTCGAGGTAGGCGGGCACGAACTCGGCGCCTCGCTCGCGGTAGCGGGCATACACCGACAGTGCGAGGAGCTGGCCGTAGGCATAGGCGTAGACGTATCCGGGTGTGCCTATGAAGTGTGGGATGTAGCTCCACCATGTGAGGTATCCGTCGGTGAGCTCCACGGAATCGCCGAGTGCAGCGCTCTGGGTCTGCTGCCACAGTTCGCCGAACCGCTCAGGCGACAGCTCGCCGTCCTCGCGTCGAGAGGTGTGCACGGCGTCCTCGAACCGGTTCATCGCCACCTGGCGGAATACGGTGGCGATCGAGTCCTCGAGGGTGGACGCGAGCAGTGAGAAGCGCTGGGCCGGATCGTCCAGGCGTTCGAGCAGGGCGTTGTTGGTGACGGCCTCGCCGAACACCGACGCGGTCTCGGCGAGGGTCAGCGGCGTGCTCTGGTGGAACACTCCCTGCTCGCGGGCCAGGTAGGCGTGCAGGCCGTGGCCGAGCTCGTGGGCGAGGGTGAGCACATCGCGGTTGCGGCTGGTCCAGTTGAGCAGCACGTAGGGATGGTGGGAGGGCACGGTGTAGGCACAGAACGCCCCGGGCCGCTTGCCTCCTCCGGCGGGTGCGTCGATCCAGTTCTCGTCGAAGAAGCTCCTGGCGACACTCGCCAGCTCGGGCGAGAAGCTCGCATAGGCGTCCAGCACCAGCTCGCGGGCCTCGCTCCAGCCGATGGTCGACTCGTCGTCGGCCA
Coding sequences within it:
- a CDS encoding DNA polymerase Y family protein; translated protein: MSDPSGGAERGEVAGAVGAGAVRTVAVCCADWQAVATGRPARVPVGVFHANRAVSVSASARNEGVSVGLRRREAQARCPNLEVFEADETRDARAFEAVLGALDTIAPRWEVSEAGRVAVPAVGPSRYHGGDRRLAARVHEVVRGALAEVFDSCVDTGASLFPAIGVGVADGPRAAAVLAERASVGRAGRRGICVVAPGDTAEALSGLPVAWIMAGGPGWGASDQLGELADVLRRLGLGSLGRFAAIEPTDVLARFGTVGATAHDFARGMEKGHVVLADLPADLRVSAVVDPPAEAVDRAAFVAKVLADDMHAELSGRGLACSRVLVVAETEVGDRIERLWRHEGTLSAAAVAQRARWQLDGWLSTGRGLGRCRGGVSRIELVPEQVVPDDGLQLGFWGGSSESGERALKSLARVQAMLGPEAVVVPEWKGGRAPGERYRPVPLETVDLDARPGRDDRPWPGALPAPSPAVVWPSPVAAEVLDGEGRLVGVNGRGLISAPPASCALDGGPRADVKAWAGPWCIDERWWDPVAHRRRARLQVLVEGLPTVADPGGAGDITGGGEPAPSTAHLLTLESGRWWLEATYD
- a CDS encoding response regulator transcription factor, which encodes MLVVEDEVALADGIQRGLQQEGFRVEVVHDGMQGLERGRADDIDAIVLDIMLPGMNGYKVCRNLRGEGITTPILMLTAKSGEYDEAEALDTGADDFLSKPFSFVVLVARLNALLRRSSDAKAQPMVVGDLVLDPLPRTCRRGDTEIALTTREYELLEALMRKPGKTVDKQDLLEKVWGDDFDGDPNVVEVYVGYLRRKIDRPFERNDIETVRGVGYRIGEETGG
- a CDS encoding HAMP domain-containing histidine kinase, translated to MAEAASPDHVAGLSDGADDAEPTSLVSRLGKSVRWRLTLIVMAVVGVALLLGALLLVRWVEATMVNDVRQRNEAALNSMAELLGEGRLPSELLASETEFQRRLTAGQDEFDNVLTSTFFFLDGAALAELESRQVRDEAGRIMLFGRSGLPEDIRGGYVEVTRDLSSNIGPLALHAVTPRDAIDRSVRALTGALVLGLPLLVLAAGAMTWVGVGRTLAPVAAMTRRVRELSATTLDARVPVPPSGDEIAELAETMNEMLERLERSSAAQRQFVSDASHELRSPVASIRAQLETALRYPDDVDWPQVAEVVLAEDDRLDHLVGNLLAMARLEEGRRGPRTEVDLEDLVLAQARRLTGKSVDVSAVSAGRVWGNVGELTSVVRNLTDNAARHASSEVCISLREEGPWVALRVGDNGEGVVPSDRERIFERFARLEEGRTRDRGGAGLGLALSKRIVEAHGGRIHVEDAPGGGAVFVVSLPSAGWTPAADGVDADGVRTGSPGSADNSGRQES
- a CDS encoding EAL domain-containing protein, with translation MHARSADINLSPSSLAVLTEGVALIAPNGAITSANPALCGLLDMPVERIVGANVLDPPWHLETRANEPISAAEGPVAHVLSGAGSLVDETVLLRSGRRATWVRMRVGPIEPDNTESGVIFALGDLTSVVDAEQNLHRLMFTDALTALASRDQIIRRVAELLIDCQTTACRVGVLHVDIDGFRAINDSFGPSIGDAVLVEVAERLRDLTDRRVEVGRVGVDEFLLVVRGDDPALAFDTRMRRLAEEVQRRIAVPYATNSLELHLTASVGAARGPDDADAAVELLAAADRALQTSRRRGRNQFRFHDVTVDIRNRQHLHLDRDLRLATARHELDVYYQPIIDLRSGELAGAEALLRWHHNERGPVSPAEFIPAAEATGAIGAISDFVLNTVATDMTEWDRDGIFPTKRRISVNISAAEFNRRDFLERLASVLDNARLDPERIELEITESLLVDDLRMAADRLRQLDRQGVHVSLDDFGTGYSSLSYLHQLPLHTLKIDRRFVGDFSDDRSGTITRTIVALAHNLGVVAVAEGLEHERQRRFLDSCGCDLAQGFLFAPPLPKSAFESFLRSSGTTALTGTA